The Sinorhizobium fredii USDA 257 region AGAAGTTCCAGCCGATCGCCTATCGGCCCGGCTATTTCGTCTCGCTGTCGGATGGAGGTGAATGATGGTCGCGATCGCCGATGAAATCGCCGGTGTCGAAGGGCGTGGCCGCTACCGCGCCCTTGTTGCACGCCGGCTGCTGATCCTTTCCGGCCTTATCGCCGCTTTGTTTCTCTCGGTTGCGGTCGACATGGCGCTCGGACCGGCGAACTATCCACTTGCCGATGTCCTGACGGCGCTGTTCCGGTCCGAAACGGTGAGCGACCAGCTTCGCGTGGTGATCTGGGACATCCGCATGCCGATCGCGCTGATGGCAGTGACGGTCGGGGCGTCGCTGTCGGTCGCGGGCGCCCAGATGCAGACGATCCTCGCCAATCCGCTGGCGAGCCCATTCACGCTCGGCATCTCCGCAGCCGCCGGCTTCGGCGCGGCACTCGGCCTCGTCGCCGGCGTCGCGATCTTTCCCGTTGCCGTTCATTACATGGTACCGCTCAACGCCTTCCTGATGGCGATGCTGGCGGCGCTCTTCATCCATTTCGCCTCGACCATGCGCGGGGTAACCGTCGAGACGATCGTGCTTCTCGGCATTGCCCTCGTCTTCACCTTCAATGCGGCGCTGTCGCTGCTCGAATACCTCGCTTCCGAACAGGCGCTCGCCGCTGTCGTCTTCTGGACCATGGGCAGCCTCACCAAGGCAACCTGGCCGAAGGTCTGGATCACCGCGGCCGTACTGGTTTTTGCCGTGCCGCTTTTTGCCCGCCATGCCTGGGCGCTGACGGCGCTCAGGCTCGGCGACGACAAGGCAGCGAGCTTCGGCATCAATGTCCGCCGGCTCAGGCTCGAGACGATGCTGACGGTCAGCCTGCTGGCGGCGATCCCGGTCTCCTTCGTCGGCACGGTCGGCTTCGTCGGCCTCGTCGGCCCGCATATCGCCCGCATGCTGGTCGGCGAAGACCAGCGTTTCTTCCTGCCGGCCTCGGTGCTCTGCGGCGCGCTCTTGCTTTCGACGACCTCCGTCGTCAGCAAGATGATCATTCCAGGCGCGGTGCTGCCGATCGGCATCATCACGGCGCTCGTCGGCGTTCCGTTCTTCTTCGTACTGATCTTCACCAACAGGAGGCGGGCATGGTAGCCATCAGGCTCGACAAGGTCGGCGCCACCTACGCGCGGCGAACCGTGCTGTCGAACATCAATACGGGTGAGCTCAGAGGCGGGCGCCTGACCGCGGTCATCGGGCCGAATGCGGCCGGCAAATCGACGCTCTTCAAGCGCATTGCCGGTCTGGCAGCCGGTCCCGGTCTCGTCCACCTTACCGATACGGAGAAGGGCCGGGAGACGATCTGCTACATGCCGCAGGACACCGGCGCCAATGCGGTGCTGACGGTCTACGAATCCGTCCTGCTGTCGGCCAAGCAGGGTTCCGGCTGGAAGGTGAAGGACGACGAGCTTGCCGAAATCGACCGGGTGCTTGCGGCACTGAGGATCGACGACCTGGCATTTCGCGGGCTCGGCGAGCTTTCCGGTGGCCAGCGACAGCTCGTATCGATCGCCCAGGCGTTGGTTCGCCAGCCCGAGATCCTGCTGATGGACGAACCGACCTCGGCGCTCGATCTGTTTCGCCAGATCGAAGTGCTCGGCTTCATGAAGCGACTGTCCGGTCAATCGGGCATGGCGGTGCTGATCGCGTTGCACGATCTGAACCACGCGCTACGCTATTGCGACGATACGATCGTCATCAGCGATGGCTCGGTGGCGGCGAGCGGCCCGACCGAGGCGGTGATCACCGCCGACATGCTCAAATCCGTCTACCGTGTCGAAGCCCGCGTCGAGGCCTGTTCGCTCGGCCGACCCGTCATCATCGTCGACGATTCCATTCCTCTCCGGTGAACTCCGGTGGTCGCACCGACGCGGTGCGACCACCGGAGCATAGCACCGCCTCAGTTGACTCTTGTTCCCTGCGCAGAAAACAGATGCAGCTTCGCGAGATTCGGGGCGATATGCACTGGCTGACCGGGTTCGAGATCGATCCGGTCGCGCAACACCAGGTTGGCATCCGCCGATCCGAGCTTCACGAGGACGTGCGTTTCGGAGCCGGTCGGTTCGACGACCGACACCGTCGCCGGCACGCCGTCGGTGGCGATGGCGAGATGTTCCGGGCGGACGCCATAGACTTCCGCCTGAGCGCCCCGATAATCGGCAGGCAGCGGCAGCGAGAGGCCGTCACGCGTGACGAACCGACCATCGCCGATCGCGCCCTCGAAAAGGTTCATTGCCGGCGAGCCGATGAAGGTCGCGACGAAGGTGTTGACCGGACGGTCGTAAAGCTCGAGCGGC contains the following coding sequences:
- a CDS encoding FecCD family ABC transporter permease — encoded protein: MMVAIADEIAGVEGRGRYRALVARRLLILSGLIAALFLSVAVDMALGPANYPLADVLTALFRSETVSDQLRVVIWDIRMPIALMAVTVGASLSVAGAQMQTILANPLASPFTLGISAAAGFGAALGLVAGVAIFPVAVHYMVPLNAFLMAMLAALFIHFASTMRGVTVETIVLLGIALVFTFNAALSLLEYLASEQALAAVVFWTMGSLTKATWPKVWITAAVLVFAVPLFARHAWALTALRLGDDKAASFGINVRRLRLETMLTVSLLAAIPVSFVGTVGFVGLVGPHIARMLVGEDQRFFLPASVLCGALLLSTTSVVSKMIIPGAVLPIGIITALVGVPFFFVLIFTNRRRAW
- a CDS encoding ABC transporter ATP-binding protein, with the protein product MVAIRLDKVGATYARRTVLSNINTGELRGGRLTAVIGPNAAGKSTLFKRIAGLAAGPGLVHLTDTEKGRETICYMPQDTGANAVLTVYESVLLSAKQGSGWKVKDDELAEIDRVLAALRIDDLAFRGLGELSGGQRQLVSIAQALVRQPEILLMDEPTSALDLFRQIEVLGFMKRLSGQSGMAVLIALHDLNHALRYCDDTIVISDGSVAASGPTEAVITADMLKSVYRVEARVEACSLGRPVIIVDDSIPLR